In Betta splendens chromosome 3, fBetSpl5.4, whole genome shotgun sequence, the genomic window gcacttgtGAGCTGGTTTTCACCTCTCTCTGTCCATGTGGGTCATATATAATATTTCTAACTAGATGGCCAgtgacagcacagagaccagtgaagcaggagaggaagaggaggagcccgAGGGGGACAACGACAGCAAGGAGCGAATGCCTTTCATCCACTAGACCCAGCAGGTTCCCCTGCAACGTGCCTAGAGACTGGAGGGGCTGCACAGACTCACCACAGGAGGCACGCATCCACAGACACATGTTGTGCAAGATGTTTGTATGCATGTGTCTCATGCACATATGCatgaatgtatgtatgtgtgtacagtgaGTCTGTGCCTCTAGTCTGTAACCTgttattattgtatttgttaGGGTTGTCAAGCAAAGGTTGTTGAAACACGGGCAGTAATGCTATTGTTATTTTCTACACTGTATCATGAGGCAATGTTAGCCAGGCTATGATATGAATAGACATGTAAAGCTTAAAATTAgatatattaaacatttaaaatcgTCTGTATACACATCAGAAGCGTAACATGCAGGTTAATTCACACTTGTCCTGCACTGACGCGCACATCGTAGGTTTAAGAAAACGTCCCCAGTGTTTGGATGCTCCTGACCAGCAGAGCGGCTCACGTTCTCCTGTCTCGCTCTAATAGTCCCTAAAACCAGGGGGGTCAGACCCACCTCTGTGTATTTGCATGAGATTCAATTCTAACAATTCACAATTCTCACCAGTGCCTTTGAGCTGACGTAAAAGTTCAGGATGTGAATGAATGCGTCTCCATGGTAGACAGCATGTTTTCCCATTAAACTGTACAGATAGGTGATACACAGTCGTCACATTCACAAAGAAATAACATGTCTGAGCTTCAAGGCGTCAAATTCAAGTACCCCCGAATAAATGTAAATACTAAACAAAGTAATAAGTCTTTTCCTGGGTCATACAGGTGATGTATTCAGTCTGTATAGTCTGATGTGTGATTAGTCTCTGCTCTGCTTGATCTACCAAAGCTGTTTACCGTTCTTGCTGGTGCCTCACATCAAAAGTGCCATAAGACTCCaagataaaatatttttacaatgaggaggtgcaggaggtcaATATAGGAAGGATTGAGCAacactgtgttttactgtatgtgctttatTCCAAGTCTGTGATTTAAAATTGAAGCAAACTGGCTTCTACCTAGTTTTCATTGTCTGCTCTGTTTGGCCTTGCTTATTCAACGTGTCTGCTAGTCATCTAAGGTGTGCTTCACTCTGCCGTAGAGTTAGCACCAAAAGTgtttagcagcagcagaatcagactggaatgAAGGCTGTGTGCTTTGAAGCTAATCGATAAAAAGCAGAAAAGATTCTTTTAATGGATGTTTTAAACTGATGagtcattttaataataatgaatagtTTTGAtgccttcagtgtgtgtgtgtgtgtgtgtgtgtgtgtgtgtgtgtgtgtgtgtgtgttttcctgtacgtatatttttgtcacattttgttgTGTACTTTCTTGGAGTACAGATCTGTTTACTTGAATGAATTCAGCGGCAAAGATGTGTCGTATCCCAGGTTGTGCAGATGTATTGTTTTCTGAAATACAATCATGACTAAATCTTTGAACGTGTTTTTGTACTTGAATGAAATCGTATATTGCACATTTTTGACACAAGATGGCAACAGAGTCATGACTTTCCTCTGTCAACACATGACAGTTGAGCCATTTTCTACATATTGATTCCTGTAGAAAATAACACATGCAACATTATTTATTACAGACAAGTGAAACATTCACAAGTTGCCACGTTCAGCGcatatatttgtgtgttgctttcAGCCCCCTACCCTTCCCATCCCGCCCCGCCCCTCACCTTACACCAGTATACAACATCCCACTCTAAAAATAACTGTGCCTGGACCAGCAACAGAAGCTGGACTTCATTTGGTGTGACTGTGACTCTATGCAAATGTGGCATAAAATGTATTTGGTTACTGCTTCAGCCTGTATTAGACCAGTTCACATATACTGGCAACAAAGTGTCAAAAGATAAAGCACAAGGTTCCAAACTTGCATTTAATGGTAAGACAGCACTCTGTATCAGTGAATacactttcattttaaatttaatgtcCCTTTTTCCAAGTAAATATTTAACTGAAGCCAGACAGGGAAAATATTATTACCATTGCACCCTTACCTCTGCCTGATGTTTGGATAAAAACAAACGGAGGTTGATCCAGTGCAGGGCGAGCACCCAGAAAGGCATACAGAGGGCCAGTATATATACGGAGCTGCCTGCAGCGTCACTGGTTCTTCCTGCAGGAGCACAAGCTGGGCCACTGTGTCCGTCAGACATGGCTCGCCTGGCCTTCCCTGTCTTCCTCGTTGTTTGCTTCTCTTTGCTCCGCGTCAGCTGCAGCCGTCCTCCTCGGATCAGAAAGGCCGTGTCGCCTGGAGGTAATTACACAAACACCATGCAGTTCAGCAGTAAAGTGCTAAAATACGCTAAAAAGTGTATATGACCAGCTTCTCCTGCCTCTTCACTGAGATGCAGCTGCGGATGAAGATGACGTGAAAGCCCAGATTGAGAAGTTGTGGCAAGAGGTGAACTCACTGAAGGAGATGCAGGGATTGCAAACAGGTACCACTTCACTGCTCATAAGCATTACTTCACTCAGTAACGTCTTTGGAGGTGTTTTGTGTACCACTGTAATGGCAATGCTTTTCTTATTACTGTGTTCTAGCACGTGTAGTTGTTGGGATAATCTCAGTGTTGTTCGTGATTTGAGATTAAATCCTCCACAATTGCACATAGTTTGAGTTGTTGACCATATAGCTAATTCACTCATGAAGTCactggtttgtgtttccagtttgTCTCCGTGGCATCAAAGTTCACAGGAAGTGTTATCTTACAAGTGAAGAGCCACGACACTACCATGAGGCAAATGAAGACTGTATAGCTCAAGGGGGAACTCTGGCAACACCCCGGGACgtgatggaaaacaatgaacTGAGAGACTACGCAAAGAGGAGTGCCCTCGGATCCAAGGACTTCTGGATCGGTGTGGCAGACATTGTGAAAGAGGGCCAGTATGTTGATGTCAACAGTCTGCCAGTCACTTACTTCAACTGGGACCGCTCCAAGAAGCAGCCCACAGGAACCAAGAGGGAGAGCTGTGTTGCTCTTTCAGTTGCAGCACAAGGAAGGTGGTATGATGAGGTGTGCCGCAGCCTGAAGAAGTACATCTGTGAATATGTCATTCCTTAAAATTAATATAGATGGCTCGGTAATTAAAACTTTGCTAAACTGTAATGTTGATAATGTGCCAATGGTGGAAACATGAGTTGTTATTGAACATGAACTATAAAGATTGTTTTAATTGAACTTGTATCTGTGTATTAATTAGTTTCTTAATTACCTTTAATACATATAATATTGCCTGGGGTCAATTTACCATGAAAGCCAAATACCTAACAACTAAATGTGATCCATGAAAAGAGGTGATAAATGTTAATATCAAATCAATATCAGTGTCTGTTTTACTCCAAATTAAACAGAAACCTATACTGATATCTAGTGGCAGCAGCATAAAACTGCAATTTTGTTATATTATGCGTGTTGTACCATAGTTGTACCATCCCCGTTCAGCTGTTACATACTTACTTCAGCtcgtctatctatctatctatctatctatctatctatctatctatctatctatctatctatctatctatctatctatctatctatctatctatctatctatctatctatctatctatctatctatctatctgtacATGTATGTAATTACATACATGTACGTTATTCGATTTCCCATTTCAAAACAGATGTGAACACTGCGcggaaaaaacacattttctcacGTGTGTGTTATCTCTGTCCTTTTAAAACAAGGTAAACACACGTCACCCTGCCCTGCGACGTCACGCACGCTTATCTGTAAAGACTGTGACGTCAGAACTCCCCGAGCGAAGTCTCGCGGAGTTAAACACCGGCCATTTTTCTCCGTTTATAACAGGGCACTGTGCTTGGGTAATGTAAGCGATAGTGGTGCGATTACTTTTGTACGCAGACAAGTTTTTGTAAGTTTAATTTAGTTATCCAAGCGTTTAAAGTTGCAACAAACAGGACACGAGCCATGTTTGCGTTTACCGCTGCAAAGTTTTCTCGCTGACATTACTTGTCTGGATAGATGCGTGTCTAAACTATCGCACAAATGGAAATGGTGCCTAGCGAGGAGAACCAGTTCGTACCCAAGGAGGTGAGGTTATCACGGAAACGCTCATATTGGAAAATCAACCTTCGGGCATTAGCTGTGACTTCTGCATTTCACACCTACTAGTAATGAATAAAGTTTTGCAACACTTGCGGGTTTGAGATCATTGTATATTGTGCACAGGCTAGCTCAGGTGCTAACTCTTCGTTAAACATGACTTAGACGGCCTGTCATGACTTAGCTAACGATGTAGCTAAGCCACTTAGCGGCTAGCTCCACTGTGTCTCAGACAAAGTGACTTGTATGTATGGATCCAGTACTGTAGCGTAATTGTCGTCAAGTTATTCCGCCCTTCAGTTT contains:
- the clec3a gene encoding tetranectin-like protein, which gives rise to MARLAFPVFLVVCFSLLRVSCSRPPRIRKAVSPGAADEDDVKAQIEKLWQEVNSLKEMQGLQTVCLRGIKVHRKCYLTSEEPRHYHEANEDCIAQGGTLATPRDVMENNELRDYAKRSALGSKDFWIGVADIVKEGQYVDVNSLPVTYFNWDRSKKQPTGTKRESCVALSVAAQGRWYDEVCRSLKKYICEYVIP